Proteins from a genomic interval of Streptomyces sp. Tu6071:
- a CDS encoding asparagine synthase-related protein — translation MRWLVGWSSTAARRRSPGPAAYAPPGPPTGSVAAHDTAFGSAGAEHGYGDPYGFDQYGSRGGAAEHGRGRTHDPAPGHGTSYARDHTAAEDYAEDTIQPVGAQLLWGDPDPLWAVGDWRPDELRVVRADAETRIAVLGTCAATDAQLRAALYSAKGGALRHLTAWAGSYTAVVQVGRRTMVVGDLAGARPVFHTPWAGGTAFATAALPLADLIEANLDIGYLAALLAAPDVPEALQDATPYAGVHRVPPGHALIMRAGVPEIAGYEQMTSLAVSAAPVAADSAVEAVREALVEAVRVRLAAPRHVPGTEADQGPVPGMGPAERRAARGMPQPGIGADLSGGSGSATLALLAAGLPGMPGTLLGQGTGAGERLVAVTFNDLVVPGREPETERAAALAANPRLHHVVVAGGPDTLPFAELRVPLTDEPGPALVAAGRHRARLLAGSADHFTGHGARQVLDAHPARLADLLMDRRRRHLVRPVAALTKAEGSVMVPGKVYGAARRLARTPYREGLEDAADLLLRRRFPETTDGAMGASLAALAWARPGPAARWLTGEALAEVSVRLHEAAARPGPGSGRRPGDFRARAALARHAADLRVLEQAAEIRFQRLHAPFLDNQVVRACRALPEALRVRPGARAGVLRAVLEGAGVHELPPGWGTPSTADPYAPLRIGLRNHLDALLDVFRTPLLAEAGLIEARVVRKALRQAAEGVPVPLDGLAELVATELWLRRLLERRGTSWTGTPTRQRAVPTGSVAPARGAAGALGAGRGAVSG, via the coding sequence ATGCGCTGGTTGGTGGGGTGGAGCAGCACCGCGGCCCGGCGCCGCTCACCCGGCCCTGCGGCGTACGCACCGCCGGGCCCGCCCACCGGTTCCGTCGCAGCCCACGACACCGCCTTCGGCAGCGCGGGAGCCGAGCACGGCTACGGCGACCCCTACGGCTTCGACCAGTACGGCAGCCGCGGCGGCGCCGCCGAGCACGGCCGCGGCCGCACCCACGACCCGGCCCCCGGCCACGGCACCTCCTACGCCAGGGACCACACCGCCGCCGAGGACTACGCCGAGGACACCATCCAGCCCGTCGGCGCCCAACTCCTCTGGGGCGACCCGGACCCGCTGTGGGCAGTCGGCGACTGGCGTCCCGACGAACTCCGCGTCGTACGCGCCGACGCCGAGACCCGTATCGCCGTCCTCGGCACCTGCGCCGCCACCGACGCCCAACTGCGCGCCGCGCTCTACTCCGCGAAAGGTGGTGCGCTGCGCCACCTCACCGCGTGGGCGGGCAGCTACACGGCGGTCGTCCAGGTCGGCCGCCGCACCATGGTCGTCGGCGACCTCGCGGGCGCCCGCCCCGTCTTCCACACCCCGTGGGCGGGCGGCACCGCCTTCGCCACCGCCGCACTCCCGCTCGCGGACCTCATCGAGGCCAACCTCGACATCGGCTACCTCGCCGCACTCCTCGCCGCCCCCGATGTACCCGAAGCTCTCCAGGACGCCACCCCGTACGCAGGGGTCCACCGTGTCCCCCCGGGCCACGCCCTGATCATGCGCGCGGGCGTCCCGGAGATCGCCGGGTACGAACAGATGACCTCGCTCGCCGTCTCCGCCGCTCCCGTGGCCGCCGACAGCGCCGTCGAGGCGGTGCGCGAAGCACTCGTCGAGGCGGTACGGGTCCGCCTCGCCGCCCCCCGCCACGTCCCCGGCACCGAGGCCGACCAGGGTCCGGTCCCCGGCATGGGCCCCGCCGAGCGCCGCGCAGCGCGCGGGATGCCGCAGCCCGGCATCGGCGCCGACCTCTCCGGCGGCAGCGGCTCCGCGACCCTCGCCCTCCTCGCCGCCGGACTGCCGGGGATGCCCGGCACACTGCTGGGGCAGGGCACCGGCGCGGGCGAACGACTCGTCGCCGTCACCTTCAACGACCTCGTCGTCCCGGGCCGCGAACCCGAAACCGAACGCGCCGCCGCCCTCGCCGCCAACCCGCGCCTGCACCACGTCGTCGTCGCGGGCGGCCCCGACACCCTCCCGTTCGCCGAACTCCGCGTCCCGCTCACCGACGAACCGGGCCCCGCGCTCGTCGCCGCCGGCCGCCACCGCGCCCGGCTCCTCGCGGGCAGCGCCGACCATTTCACCGGACACGGCGCCCGCCAGGTGCTCGACGCCCACCCCGCCCGCCTCGCCGACCTCCTCATGGACCGGCGCAGACGCCACCTCGTCCGCCCGGTCGCCGCACTCACCAAGGCCGAGGGCTCCGTCATGGTCCCCGGCAAGGTCTACGGCGCCGCACGCCGCCTCGCCCGCACTCCCTACCGCGAAGGGCTGGAGGACGCCGCCGACCTCCTGTTGCGCCGCCGCTTCCCCGAGACGACGGATGGCGCCATGGGCGCCTCGCTCGCCGCCCTCGCCTGGGCCCGCCCTGGCCCGGCCGCACGTTGGCTGACCGGCGAGGCGCTCGCCGAAGTATCGGTTCGCCTCCACGAGGCGGCGGCCCGCCCCGGGCCCGGCTCGGGCCGCCGCCCCGGCGACTTCCGCGCCCGCGCCGCCCTCGCCAGACACGCCGCCGACCTGCGCGTACTCGAACAGGCCGCCGAAATCCGTTTTCAGCGACTGCATGCCCCCTTCCTGGACAACCAGGTCGTACGGGCATGCCGCGCCCTCCCCGAAGCGCTGCGGGTACGCCCCGGGGCACGGGCCGGAGTGCTGCGCGCCGTCCTGGAGGGCGCGGGCGTCCACGAACTGCCCCCCGGCTGGGGCACCCCGTCGACTGCCGACCCGTACGCGCCCCTCCGCATCGGCCTGCGCAACCACCTGGACGCCCTCCTCGACGTCTTCCGCACACCACTCCTCGCCGAGGCGGGCCTCATCGAGGCCCGAGTGGTCCGCAAGGCGCTGCGGCAGGCCGCCGAGGGCGTGCCGGTACCACTCGACGGCCTCGCGGAACTCGTCGCGACCGAGCTGTGGCTGCGTCGACTCCTGGAACGGCGAGGCACCTCCTGGACGGGCACGCCTACGCGCCAGCGCGCGGTACCGACTGGCTCGGTGGCTCCGGCACGGGGGGCGGCGGGCGCGCTGGGGGCGGGCCGTGGGGCCGTCAGCGGCTGA
- a CDS encoding BTAD domain-containing putative transcriptional regulator, translating into MKYRILGATETHAPDGTPVPLGGARLRSLLAALALRPGREVTAGTLVDEVWGGEPPRDATAALQALVGRLRKALGHEALASGPGGYRLVAERGDVDLYRFEDLLGEGSAALDAHSYTKAAEVLRSALGLWRGPALADLPEAAAEARHAEDLRHTAIRRRVEADLGAGRAAALVPELRGLTAAHPYDERLHGLLLSALRADGRPADALAAYEDLRRTLAEHLGTDPGHELRALHAELLRETTGPAPAPAATPLPESPAPTTGIRRRLTSFVGRAREIESIRAALRTSRLVTLTGPGGSGKTRLAEEAALGYPYGNMPAPDEAPHPLQDEAPRPHPGPAPHPVPHAALRPTPAAAPHPTPAAAPHPTADEAPPPGTTLPPPGGTTPPLHPHPHIRMAELAPLDRPEDVPAAVVSALGVRETVLRTAPERPVATADPVELLVEYCAGRELLLVLDNCEHVIEAAARLAETLLTRCPGFTVLATSREPLGVPGEAVRPVDPLPAAEAVRLFGERGAAVRPGFTVAEDADAVAEICRRLDGLPLAIELAAARLRLLGPRQLADRLDDRFRLLTAGSRTVLPRQQTLRAVVDWSWDLLDEEERDALRELSVFAGGWDLAAAEAVCAGPADLLVGALVDKSLVVASPEPDGTGMRFRMLETIHEYAVERAAEDADRALAAGRRHTAYYRALVTTAEPLIRSGEQLPWIARLETELDNIRAALARALAAGEEEDAVALVLGCGWFWWLRNHRIEGAEWAERTMVLAGGVPAAVGDLHVRHRRAEGGTGRSAPTEPGPGVPPGDARYWPRLHLRMLHLFLSSETDPDHENLTPAARAYVTGLRDLFSEADAPEATVFPGLLAAFAPFFLDTAEDAYPLIDGAVDRCRRLGAEWELATALMFRVHITVDAPRENADAQADLGELRHLCARTGDRWLGAQVASARAELAMAQGRYEDARAECEEALHLAQEVGAFAETPFLLARLAEIAHHSGDRPRAEAHMVRAAAVADETASLDAHAFLILLRARMALEDGAPHEAEAMCAQLRVVNGRTGGPPTWMAAFADTEIRVRAALEGADAALPQWREALAAAVSARLSGSITASLLETGALLLMETGDHTAAVHALTIATRLRGPHARGPHEADLAARVTATTRAALGPAAHAEAVAGAASIDPADLIA; encoded by the coding sequence GTGAAGTACCGCATCCTCGGTGCCACCGAGACCCACGCCCCCGACGGCACGCCCGTGCCGCTCGGCGGTGCCAGGCTGCGCTCGCTGCTCGCCGCGCTCGCGCTGCGCCCCGGCCGTGAGGTGACCGCGGGCACCCTCGTGGACGAGGTGTGGGGCGGCGAGCCACCCCGGGATGCCACCGCCGCGCTGCAGGCGCTCGTCGGGCGGCTGCGCAAAGCCCTCGGGCACGAGGCGCTCGCCTCGGGGCCGGGCGGCTACCGGCTCGTAGCGGAGCGGGGTGACGTCGACCTGTACCGGTTCGAGGACCTGCTCGGCGAGGGCTCTGCCGCGCTCGACGCGCACTCCTACACGAAGGCCGCGGAAGTCCTGCGCAGCGCGCTCGGGCTCTGGCGCGGCCCCGCGCTCGCCGACCTGCCCGAGGCCGCGGCGGAGGCCCGCCACGCGGAGGACCTGCGGCACACCGCCATACGCCGTAGGGTCGAGGCCGACCTGGGGGCGGGGCGCGCCGCCGCACTCGTACCCGAGCTGCGCGGGCTGACCGCGGCCCACCCGTACGACGAACGCCTTCACGGCCTTCTGCTAAGCGCCCTGCGCGCGGACGGCAGGCCCGCCGATGCCCTCGCCGCGTACGAGGACCTCCGCCGCACCCTCGCCGAACACCTCGGCACCGACCCCGGCCACGAACTCCGTGCCCTCCACGCGGAACTCCTGCGCGAGACCACAGGCCCCGCCCCGGCGCCCGCCGCGACCCCACTCCCCGAGAGCCCTGCCCCCACCACCGGCATCCGCCGCAGGCTGACCTCCTTCGTCGGACGCGCCCGGGAGATCGAGAGCATCCGCGCCGCCCTGCGCACATCCCGCCTCGTCACGCTCACCGGCCCCGGCGGCTCGGGAAAGACCCGCCTCGCCGAAGAAGCCGCGCTCGGCTACCCGTACGGAAATATGCCCGCCCCGGACGAAGCCCCTCACCCCCTCCAGGACGAAGCCCCTCGCCCCCACCCGGGCCCAGCTCCTCACCCCGTCCCGCACGCGGCCCTCCGCCCCACCCCCGCCGCAGCCCCCCACCCCACCCCCGCCGCAGCCCCCCACCCCACCGCCGACGAAGCCCCACCGCCGGGCACCACCCTCCCCCCGCCCGGAGGCACCACCCCGCCCCTTCACCCTCACCCGCACATCCGCATGGCGGAACTTGCCCCCCTCGACCGCCCCGAAGACGTCCCCGCCGCCGTCGTCAGCGCGCTCGGCGTGCGCGAGACGGTGTTGCGCACAGCCCCCGAGCGGCCCGTGGCCACCGCCGACCCCGTCGAACTGCTCGTCGAGTACTGCGCGGGCCGCGAACTGCTGCTCGTCCTGGACAACTGCGAGCACGTCATCGAGGCCGCCGCGCGCCTCGCCGAGACCCTCCTCACACGCTGTCCCGGCTTCACCGTGCTCGCCACGAGCCGCGAACCCCTCGGTGTTCCCGGCGAGGCCGTGCGGCCCGTCGATCCGCTGCCCGCCGCCGAGGCGGTCCGGCTCTTCGGCGAACGCGGCGCCGCCGTGCGACCCGGTTTCACCGTCGCCGAGGACGCGGACGCCGTCGCCGAGATCTGCCGCCGTCTGGACGGCCTGCCCCTCGCGATCGAACTGGCCGCGGCACGCCTGCGTCTCCTCGGTCCGCGCCAGCTCGCCGACCGGCTCGACGACCGTTTCCGGCTCCTGACCGCCGGGAGCCGTACCGTGCTGCCCCGCCAGCAGACCCTCCGCGCCGTCGTCGACTGGTCCTGGGACCTCCTCGACGAGGAAGAGCGCGACGCCCTGCGCGAACTGTCCGTCTTCGCCGGCGGCTGGGACCTCGCCGCCGCCGAGGCCGTCTGCGCAGGGCCCGCCGACCTCCTCGTCGGCGCGCTCGTCGACAAGTCACTCGTCGTCGCGAGCCCGGAGCCGGACGGTACGGGCATGCGCTTCCGCATGCTGGAGACGATCCACGAGTACGCGGTCGAACGTGCCGCCGAGGACGCGGACCGCGCCCTCGCCGCCGGGCGCCGCCACACCGCCTACTACCGCGCGCTCGTCACCACCGCCGAACCTCTCATTCGTTCGGGTGAACAACTGCCCTGGATCGCCCGCCTGGAGACCGAACTCGACAACATCCGCGCCGCTCTCGCCCGCGCTCTCGCCGCGGGCGAGGAGGAGGACGCCGTCGCGCTCGTCCTCGGCTGCGGCTGGTTCTGGTGGCTGCGCAACCACCGCATCGAGGGCGCCGAGTGGGCCGAGCGCACCATGGTGCTCGCCGGTGGAGTCCCCGCGGCGGTCGGTGACCTGCACGTCCGCCACAGACGCGCCGAGGGCGGTACGGGCCGGTCGGCGCCCACAGAGCCGGGCCCCGGCGTCCCACCGGGCGACGCCCGTTACTGGCCCCGCCTCCACCTGCGCATGCTGCACCTCTTCCTCTCCTCCGAGACCGATCCGGACCACGAGAACCTGACCCCGGCCGCACGCGCCTACGTGACCGGGCTGCGCGACCTCTTCTCCGAGGCCGACGCGCCCGAGGCCACCGTCTTCCCCGGGCTCCTCGCGGCCTTCGCCCCCTTCTTCCTCGACACGGCCGAGGACGCCTACCCGCTCATCGACGGCGCCGTCGACCGCTGCCGCCGCCTCGGCGCGGAGTGGGAACTCGCCACGGCCCTCATGTTCCGCGTCCACATCACCGTCGACGCCCCGCGCGAGAACGCCGACGCCCAGGCCGACCTCGGCGAACTCCGGCACCTCTGCGCCCGTACCGGCGACCGCTGGCTCGGCGCGCAGGTGGCCAGCGCCCGCGCGGAACTCGCGATGGCACAGGGGCGGTACGAGGACGCGCGCGCCGAGTGCGAGGAGGCACTGCACCTCGCCCAGGAGGTCGGCGCCTTCGCCGAGACGCCGTTCCTCCTCGCGCGCCTCGCCGAGATCGCCCACCACTCCGGCGACCGCCCCCGGGCCGAGGCGCACATGGTGCGCGCCGCCGCCGTCGCCGACGAGACCGCCTCGCTCGACGCGCACGCCTTCCTGATCCTGCTCCGCGCCCGCATGGCCCTGGAGGACGGCGCACCGCACGAGGCCGAGGCCATGTGCGCACAGCTCAGGGTCGTCAACGGCAGAACAGGCGGCCCGCCCACCTGGATGGCCGCCTTCGCCGATACGGAGATACGGGTGCGGGCAGCCCTCGAAGGCGCCGACGCGGCACTCCCGCAGTGGCGCGAAGCCCTCGCCGCCGCCGTCTCCGCACGCCTCTCCGGCAGCATCACCGCCTCGCTCCTGGAAACCGGCGCCCTCCTCCTCATGGAGACCGGCGATCACACCGCCGCCGTGCACGCCCTCACCATCGCCACGCGACTGCGCGGCCCGCACGCCCGCGGCCCCCACGAAGCGGACCTCGCCGCCCGCGTCACCGCGACCACCCGCGCCGCCCTCGGCCCAGCGGCCCACGCCGAAGCAGTCGCCGGGGCCGCCTCCATCGACCCCGCCGACCTCATCGCCTGA
- a CDS encoding sigma-70 family RNA polymerase sigma factor, which translates to MSKKDRSEPRTGAGDAGAGTEGVEGPARETVPGQGRGARESGTEQDGARAHVPRQGGHPAVGDGDLLNRARGGDEAAYGELYRRHADGVRRYARTCCRDRDTAEDLTAEVFARTLAALRHGAGPEYAMRAYLLTTVRRVAADWAKTARREQLVDDFAVFAAQAARVSGTDEDTVDLGADVLAMHEAEQSMAVRAFRSLPERWQAVLWHTEVEDESPSEVAVLFGLDANGTRVLASRAREGLKQAYLQAHVSAARTASEGCAAYADRLGAYARGGLRSRAERGLRKHLKECAECRLAASQVKEVAGGIPGLVPLAVIGWFGAAGYGKALALIGGAAGAGAAGSAAAVGGGGAASEGVGAPVKAGIAAGVVATAAVALVLVLAAQEQGKRHPEQPPVPDAKPPAVQPLVPTSPPPYRPAPVAAEPSAPPHVSVPPRTPEPVRPTPRPHRPAPASPTPAPPRPSPTPAPPTSPPPQAPVEPVEYRWSTLPYGLTGDGTGPEMRLSASPVWQRPGGMSIGGTRYGHGVSVRIPSETTIDLNRKCAKYEAYAGLDDMALGLGAARFAVWADGVRLWRSGVLRGGEPAVPVRVGIAGRRTVRLVVEAVDPSALPPSPGGPVAGSVAGSVGGGDDGGGPEIGDARGTLGHLGRLGVADWAGSRFTCE; encoded by the coding sequence GTGAGCAAGAAGGACCGGTCCGAGCCACGGACCGGTGCGGGGGACGCGGGGGCCGGCACGGAGGGCGTCGAGGGTCCGGCGCGCGAGACCGTGCCGGGGCAGGGACGCGGGGCACGGGAGAGCGGTACGGAGCAGGACGGGGCGCGGGCACACGTGCCACGGCAGGGTGGGCACCCGGCGGTCGGGGACGGCGACCTGCTGAACCGGGCGCGCGGCGGGGACGAGGCGGCGTACGGGGAGCTGTACCGGCGGCACGCGGACGGGGTGCGGCGCTACGCCCGTACCTGCTGCCGGGACCGGGACACGGCCGAGGACCTGACTGCCGAGGTCTTCGCGCGCACGCTGGCGGCGCTGCGGCACGGCGCGGGGCCCGAGTACGCGATGCGCGCCTACCTGCTGACGACGGTACGGCGGGTCGCCGCCGACTGGGCGAAGACGGCCAGGCGTGAGCAACTGGTCGATGACTTCGCGGTGTTCGCCGCGCAGGCGGCCCGTGTCTCGGGGACGGACGAGGACACCGTCGACCTCGGCGCGGACGTGCTCGCGATGCACGAGGCCGAGCAGTCGATGGCGGTGCGCGCCTTCCGCAGCCTGCCCGAGCGCTGGCAGGCGGTGCTGTGGCACACGGAGGTCGAGGACGAGTCGCCGAGCGAGGTCGCGGTGCTCTTCGGGCTCGACGCGAACGGCACCCGTGTCCTCGCGAGCCGGGCGCGCGAGGGCCTCAAGCAGGCATACCTCCAGGCGCACGTGAGCGCGGCGCGGACGGCGAGCGAGGGCTGCGCGGCGTACGCGGACCGCCTCGGCGCCTACGCGCGCGGGGGCCTGCGCAGCCGCGCCGAGCGGGGGCTGCGCAAGCACCTGAAGGAGTGCGCGGAGTGCCGGCTCGCCGCCTCGCAGGTCAAAGAGGTCGCCGGAGGCATTCCCGGGCTCGTGCCGCTGGCGGTCATCGGCTGGTTCGGTGCGGCCGGGTACGGGAAGGCGCTCGCGCTCATCGGGGGCGCGGCGGGAGCCGGGGCGGCAGGTTCGGCGGCCGCGGTCGGTGGCGGCGGGGCGGCCTCGGAAGGGGTGGGCGCGCCCGTCAAGGCGGGGATCGCTGCGGGCGTGGTCGCCACGGCCGCCGTCGCGCTCGTTCTCGTACTCGCCGCCCAGGAACAGGGCAAGCGGCACCCCGAGCAGCCCCCCGTCCCGGACGCGAAGCCGCCCGCGGTGCAGCCGCTCGTACCGACTTCCCCGCCGCCGTACCGTCCGGCGCCGGTCGCGGCCGAGCCGAGCGCGCCGCCGCACGTCTCCGTACCGCCGCGCACGCCGGAACCCGTGCGCCCGACGCCCCGCCCGCACCGGCCCGCGCCCGCCTCGCCGACTCCGGCCCCTCCCCGGCCCTCCCCCACGCCCGCTCCGCCGACCTCCCCACCGCCACAGGCGCCCGTCGAACCGGTGGAGTACCGCTGGAGCACGCTGCCGTACGGGCTCACCGGGGACGGCACGGGACCGGAGATGCGGCTCAGCGCGAGCCCGGTGTGGCAGCGACCCGGCGGGATGTCGATCGGGGGGACGCGGTACGGGCACGGAGTGAGCGTGCGCATTCCGTCCGAGACGACGATCGACCTCAACCGCAAGTGCGCGAAGTACGAGGCGTACGCGGGGCTCGACGACATGGCGCTGGGCCTCGGGGCGGCGCGTTTCGCGGTCTGGGCCGACGGGGTGCGGCTGTGGCGGTCGGGTGTGCTGCGGGGCGGCGAGCCGGCTGTCCCCGTGCGGGTGGGGATCGCGGGGCGGCGGACGGTGCGGCTGGTGGTGGAGGCGGTGGACCCGTCGGCGTTGCCGCCCTCGCCGGGGGGTCCTGTCGCGGGGTCCGTCGCGGGGTCCGTCGGGGGTGGCGACGACGGGGGCGGACCGGAGATCGGGGACGCGCGGGGGACGTTGGGACACCTGGGACGGTTGGGTGTGGCGGACTGGGCGGGGTCGCGGTTCACCTGCGAATGA